The Pleurodeles waltl isolate 20211129_DDA chromosome 7, aPleWal1.hap1.20221129, whole genome shotgun sequence genome includes a region encoding these proteins:
- the LOC138246990 gene encoding octapeptide-repeat protein T2-like: MEARGQGRTGAAAGKQEVGERENRKAGREKTATGEGKAARYKKATGEKWQQEKERQRDTRRQQESNGNRRRIGSEIQDGNRRETATGEGEAARYKKATVEKRQQEKERQRDKRRQQERNGNRRSKGSNKRDKGNKMEEAAREYTVVGERRQQERERQNGCKVQSGVKTYTQVAGVWGGGAAAAGERPTRATYPLLQLLADLKVFTGLFHVLSHSGS; this comes from the exons ATGGAAGCACGGGGGCAGGGCCGCacgggggcagcggcgggaaagcaggagGTGGGAGAGCGGGAGAATCGGAAGGCGGGAAG agagaaaacggcaacaggagaaggaaaggcagcgagatacaagaaggcaacaggagagaaatggcaacaggagaaggagaggcagcgagatacaagaaggcaacaggagagCAACGGCAACAGGAGAAGGATAGGCAGCGAGATACAAGACGGCAACAGGAGAGAAAcggcaacaggagaaggagaggcagcgagatacaagaaggcaacagtagagaaacggcaacaggagaaggagaggcagcgagataaaagaaggcaacaggagagaaatggCAACAGGAGAAGTAAAGGCAGCAACAAGAGAGATAAAGGTAACAAGATGGAAGAGGCAGCAAGAGAGTACACGGTAGTAGGAGAAAGAAGACAACAAGAGAGAGAGCGGCAGAACGGATGCAAGGTGCAGAGTGGAGTCaagacctacacacaggtggcaggggtctggggaggtggagctgcagcggcgggggagcgacctacccgagcgACCTACccgcttttgcagctcctggctgacctgaaggtttttactggcctttttcatgtactcagccattctggatcttag